The Chryseobacterium nakagawai genome has a segment encoding these proteins:
- the folE gene encoding GTP cyclohydrolase I FolE, producing MVDFTDNDDDIFTGKEHTPIREDAFDKSPQEKIEKITELFGEIMETLGLDMTDDSLKDSPKRVAKMYVNEIFGGLLPENKPGISTFSNKYKYRQMLVEKDITVYSFCEHHFLPIIGRAHVAYISNGEVIGLSKINRIVDYYAKRPQVQERLTMQIVEALKEALGTKNVACIIDAKHLCVNCRGIKDTASSTITAELSGIFRTNPITRQEFLHYVGSHAKLD from the coding sequence ATGGTTGATTTTACTGATAACGACGATGATATTTTCACTGGAAAAGAACATACGCCTATAAGGGAAGATGCTTTTGATAAATCGCCACAGGAAAAAATTGAGAAAATTACTGAGCTTTTTGGAGAAATCATGGAAACATTAGGACTGGATATGACCGATGACTCTCTAAAGGATTCTCCGAAGCGTGTTGCTAAAATGTACGTGAACGAGATTTTCGGAGGACTTCTTCCGGAAAACAAACCAGGGATCTCTACATTTTCCAATAAATATAAATACCGTCAGATGTTGGTGGAGAAAGATATCACAGTATACTCTTTTTGTGAACACCACTTCTTACCTATTATAGGAAGAGCGCATGTTGCGTATATCTCTAATGGAGAAGTAATCGGTCTTTCAAAAATTAACAGAATTGTGGATTACTATGCAAAAAGACCACAGGTTCAGGAAAGATTAACAATGCAGATTGTAGAAGCTCTGAAAGAAGCTTTAGGAACAAAAAATGTTGCATGTATCATTGATGCTAAACACCTTTGTGTAAACTGTAGAGGAATTAAAGACACTGCAAGCTCCACTATTACTGCGGAACTAAGTGGAATCTTCAGAACAAACCCAATCACAAGGCAGGAATTCTTACATTATGTAGGAAGCCATGCAAAACTAGATTAA
- a CDS encoding DinB family protein, translating into MNYQILKNIIDTELKKFQLISEEEWIYKKSPEKWSKKEIIGHLCDSAFTNIRRFVVTQYKENENIIYDQNAWVKAQNYQNVPIGELINLWKALNYQIVHIVENIPDEALQRTCDTTKTETQVFTLEFIIKDYVEHLQHHLESI; encoded by the coding sequence ATGAACTACCAGATCCTTAAAAATATTATAGATACAGAACTAAAAAAGTTCCAGTTAATTTCTGAAGAAGAATGGATTTATAAAAAATCACCGGAAAAATGGTCCAAAAAAGAAATTATTGGCCATCTTTGTGATAGTGCTTTTACAAATATCCGTAGATTTGTAGTCACTCAATATAAAGAGAACGAGAATATCATATATGATCAGAACGCCTGGGTAAAAGCTCAGAATTATCAGAATGTTCCCATTGGAGAGTTAATCAACCTTTGGAAAGCACTAAACTATCAGATCGTTCATATCGTAGAAAATATTCCTGATGAAGCATTACAAAGAACGTGTGATACCACCAAAACAGAAACTCAGGTTTTTACCCTGGAGTTTATCATTAAGGATTACGTAGAACATTTGCAGCATCATTTAGAATCGATTTAA